From the Solea senegalensis isolate Sse05_10M unplaced genomic scaffold, IFAPA_SoseM_1 scf7180000016419, whole genome shotgun sequence genome, the window CGTAGCCGCATTTCCTGCAGTGATGGCGGCGGCTGACGGGTGTGAATTTCACCTTCTGGCACCGCATGCACACCGTGGCCTCGGAGTCGGGCACCCAGACTGCGGCGTGCTCGCCTGTGGGAGCTTTGCCGCTTTTCTGCAGCAAGTCTGACACGCACTTCCCGATGTGGTTCATCCACTCCGACTTCTCAGTGGCAGTGGCGGCATAGACGGCGAAGGACTTGGTGGGCGTCTTGATGAGCCAGCCGTTGCGCAGGTCGCCCTCGTCGGGCACCGTGTCGATGGTGACGCTCTCCAGCGGGATGATGTGCTGCTTGTTGTACTTCTTCTTCTGGATGACGATGTTGCCGTAGACCAGGATGTCGTTGAACAGGAAGAACTGCCGCGCCTTGGGCTTTTTGCGGCAGAGCTTGGTGAGGACACCCTCGCCAATCAGGACGCGGCCGGGGATGGCCAGCGGTTGACCAGCGGCACCAAAGCAGCCCTCCACCACCGCAATCCGCTTGGAGTTAGCCTCACTGTTCGCAAGGCGGTCCACCATCTTCACCTCGCCTGGAAGAAGAACAAAGACGCAGATACTGTAAACTCAAACTTTCAAACCAAGGAGCAATAAATCAGGGCTGCGACGACCACTCCCATAACTTCTGGACTTGTGTCCCCTTTCCCCTTTTTGAGTTCCCAAGTCTCAATGAGTGGTCAGACTGGgtgacagaaatgacagaaagtagacaatattcacatttaagaagctgaaaaatgtcagaaagtagaaaatattcacatttaagaaactgaaaaactgaacaaagttgaaaatattcacatttaagaagctgaaaaatgac encodes:
- the plekhf2 gene encoding pleckstrin homology domain-containing family F member 2, which produces MVDRLANSEANSKRIAVVEGCFGAAGQPLAIPGRVLIGEGVLTKLCRKKPKARQFFLFNDILVYGNIVIQKKKYNKQHIIPLESVTIDTVPDEGDLRNGWLIKTPTKSFAVYAATATEKSEWMNHIGKCVSDLLQKSGKAPTGEHAAVWVPDSEATVCMRCQKVKFTPVSRRHHCRKCGYVVCGPCSEKKYLLPSQSSKPVRVCEYCYLQLTSGSLAARSDSIGHSKFNSNLSDDEDEDDSSD